In Pseudanabaena sp. BC1403, the following are encoded in one genomic region:
- a CDS encoding GMC oxidoreductase, with the protein MIIDDNYYDVIIVGTGAGGGTLAYKLASTGKKILILERGDFMPLEEQNRSNIDIFQRDRYHAPEQWYDHTGEPFSPQTNYAIGGNTKIYGAALLRRREKDFEEVTHQAGISPEWCVKYDEFEPYYTEAEKLYKVHGESQTDSTEPTHSANYPYPAVSHEPEMQKIYEAIANQGLHPSTIPLGLTRQEDDPTSDSEESCLVPALKSANVTLKAQAKVIALHTNPSGRSVKGVEAEVGGQSYLFLGDIVVLACGAINSAALLLRSANDSHPKGLANSSDQVGRNLMKSLLSSVVQLSTKPNNGSFQKSIYVNDFYWGDADFPYPMGHIQNSGGLLTDIIFAESPPVFSIVAKLMPNFGLKQLATHSIGWWAQTEDLPDTNNRVRWENHKIHIDYNPNNTEAHDRLIYRWTDVLKNIEKSLDGFRTGFLHPRAESPLQVVANQCGTCRFGDDPITTVLDRDCRAHNLDNLYVVDGSFFPSNAAVSPALTIIANALRVGDRLIERLK; encoded by the coding sequence ATTCTGATTCTGGAACGTGGTGATTTTATGCCCCTCGAAGAACAGAATCGCAGTAATATCGATATCTTTCAGCGCGATCGCTATCATGCACCTGAGCAATGGTATGACCACACAGGCGAGCCATTTTCACCGCAGACTAACTATGCGATCGGTGGTAATACGAAAATCTATGGTGCGGCTCTATTACGGCGACGTGAGAAGGATTTTGAAGAAGTTACTCATCAAGCGGGAATTTCGCCAGAATGGTGTGTGAAGTATGACGAGTTTGAGCCTTATTACACCGAAGCCGAAAAGCTGTATAAGGTGCATGGCGAGTCACAAACTGACAGTACCGAACCAACTCACAGCGCTAATTATCCCTATCCTGCGGTCAGTCATGAGCCTGAGATGCAAAAAATCTATGAGGCGATCGCTAATCAAGGTTTGCATCCATCGACAATTCCCCTCGGCTTGACCCGTCAAGAAGATGACCCCACTAGCGACTCTGAAGAAAGTTGCCTCGTCCCTGCCTTGAAATCTGCCAATGTCACCTTAAAAGCCCAAGCCAAAGTAATCGCTTTACATACCAATCCATCGGGGCGATCGGTGAAGGGTGTAGAAGCAGAAGTGGGCGGACAGTCCTATCTCTTTTTAGGCGATATCGTCGTGCTTGCCTGTGGCGCGATTAATTCGGCGGCGCTACTGTTGCGATCGGCAAATGATTCCCATCCCAAAGGGCTTGCCAATAGCTCCGATCAAGTGGGTCGAAATTTGATGAAAAGCCTTTTGTCATCGGTAGTCCAACTCAGCACTAAGCCCAATAATGGCTCCTTCCAAAAATCTATTTATGTGAATGATTTCTACTGGGGTGATGCGGATTTTCCCTATCCAATGGGACATATTCAGAACTCTGGCGGACTGCTCACCGATATCATTTTTGCCGAATCTCCACCCGTATTCTCTATTGTTGCTAAGCTCATGCCCAACTTCGGACTAAAGCAGTTAGCCACCCATTCGATCGGCTGGTGGGCACAAACGGAGGATTTGCCAGACACGAATAATCGGGTGCGTTGGGAAAATCACAAAATCCATATCGATTACAATCCCAACAACACGGAAGCCCACGATCGCTTAATTTATCGCTGGACTGATGTGTTAAAAAATATCGAAAAGTCCCTAGATGGTTTCCGTACTGGTTTCCTACATCCCCGCGCCGAGTCGCCTTTGCAAGTAGTCGCCAATCAATGCGGAACCTGTCGCTTTGGTGATGATCCCATAACTACAGTTTTAGACCGTGATTGCCGCGCCCACAATCTCGATAATCTCTACGTTGTAGATGGCAGTTTCTTTCCATCTAATGCGGCGGTGAGTCCTGCTTTGACGATTATTGCTAATGCTCTAAGAGTAGGCGATCGGTTAATTGAGAGATTGAAATAA